The sequence ctgtgttggTCTTTTATGATGCTCTTCTTCTTGCCTTGCTGTTGGATGCTCTCCTCTAATTCCTCTGCACAGACCAGGATGAAATCATCCCCTGAGgatgctgcctgagctgctgtccTACAAAGAGCTTCACCTGCTGATCACACACAAGTGTTGTTTCCATGAGTTGGAAGCAGCCAAAGTTAGCAATCATTGGGAACAAGAAATCCCCAATGCTTTGAGTGTGGTTCCTGTGGAATCAGGCAGGCAAAGTGCTGAGCTGTCAGCCTGATGCTGACTGCTAGGGCTTGTCACGTGTGAGCCTGTCAGGGGACACTTTTGTTATGTCCTCCCTTAGAATGAGATTTGTGGGAATGAAAAGTGCCTTTAACAATctattttccccccttctttattttatttttttgagaaGAGATCTCTTATGCTTGAGAAGCCCTCTGGTAGGTCTGATCTGTGGACACCATGGTGCAATCAGCACCACACAGGCCCCAGAGgcaaagctgagctgctcttggcTGGCAGCAGATTGCTgtacctgcagctgccctgccctggcagccaccctgcctGTGGGCACACCGAACATCTTCcaccttctcccctctccttcacCTGCTGCAAGCCCCCTCAGTGACTATCTGATGGACCCTGGGGATGTTGAGTCATCTTGTTAGATCCCACTCCAGGCCAATCCATCCTGACTGGAGCCTCCTGGGGGTTGCTTCCTGAGCTGAGGCATCCTTAGCTTCAGCTGGCCTTGAAGaacctcccccctcccaacCAACACaaccccctccagccctcctctgcagccagcccgaTCTCTGTGTGGACCTCAGCTCTGGAGGTCGGAGCTGGGCCAGAAAAGCTGTCCCGTGCCTGCACAGGTGGCTGTATGGAACCTGCCTGGTGGGGTGCTCAAAGAGAGGTTTTATTTACAGGCTGtacagaggtgctgaggggcaggcagagtctctgtgtgtgtgtgaggggggGAGTCAGACGTCGGTGTACTCGTGGTAGATGCGGACCTCGGACCTGCGGACGCTCTGGAGCGAGCGGATGCTCTCGCTCCTGGTCCTCATGTTGGACTTCCTGAACAGCCTGCGTGAGAAGGACCTGCACATGAAGAAGTAAATGATTGGGTCCAGGCAGACGTTGCAGGCAGACAGGAAGAGGGTCGTCTCCTTGCAGTAGTAGAGGATCTTGTGCGCCGAGTCGTCCAGGATCCTGTCCAGGTGGCTGAAGGTGAAGGGTATCCTGCAGAGGTGGTAGGGCAGGAAGCAGGTGAAGAACACGGCCACCACCACCCGGATGCTTTGGTTGTGCTTTCGCttcctgctggaggagctgatgaACTGCTTGCTGGACTTGTAGATGTACCTGGAGATGGCGATGTAGCAGCCgatcagcaccagcagcaccaccacgaAGGTGCAGGTGTTGATGTAGATGACTGCCCTGTGCCACTGCACCCCCAGGGGCGACTTCAGCTTCAGGCAGTCGTCGACGTTCCTCCGGGTGGGGTAGCCGTTGGTGAGGATCAGGTTGGgcagggccaggaaggccaTCACCACCCAGACGCAGGCCGACAAGACCTTGGTGAAGGTGATGCTGTACATCCTGGAGTCCCCAAAGGGCTTCACCACCTTCAGGTAGCGGTCGATGCTGATGAGCCCCAGGAAGACGATGGTGGTGTACATGTTGGCGTAGAACAGCACCGTGCTGTAGCGGCACAGGAAGGAGTTGAAGTGCCACGGCCCCAGCCGCGAGtcctggatgatcttgaaggggaAGGTCAGCGTCATGAGGAGGTCTGCCACCACGATGTTCTTGAGGTAAAAGATGAAGCTGGTCTTGTTCCTGATGTGGAAGAAAATCCAGACGGCCAGGCCGTTGAGCAGGATGCTGGCCAGGAAGATGATGAGGTAGAGCACGGGCAGCACGATGGTGGTGAACTCGTCCTGCCTCGAGCTCCCCGGGGGGCCTGCTGTGGAGTTGGGTGAGGAGACGTTGTCCTGGCTCAGGtctgtggggaggagggagagcagcaagATCAAAACATCCCTGTTTGCATTATCAAagagccctgtccctgctgcccagctgcccagagtCATTCCAAGGGGGTGACAAAGCAGGCAGAGCTtggacctgctgcccaccctttAAGCTCTTaatcctctgccctgggcaactGCTTGCTTCTCTCCAAAGCACACCCAAAAATGATCAGTGCTGCAAGGTTTCATCCATCACAGAAGAGCAGCTGACCCCTGCAAACACTGCCTTTctctgagactctggcacaggttgcccagggaggtggtggaagcctcatgcctggaggtgtttgcagccaggctggatgtggccctgaggaacttgctgcagtgtgaggtgtccctgcccatggcaggggggttgg is a genomic window of Dryobates pubescens isolate bDryPub1 chromosome 13, bDryPub1.pri, whole genome shotgun sequence containing:
- the LOC104301937 gene encoding G-protein coupled receptor 87 encodes the protein MGYNLSYGKLPDLSQDNVSSPNSTAGPPGSSRQDEFTTIVLPVLYLIIFLASILLNGLAVWIFFHIRNKTSFIFYLKNIVVADLLMTLTFPFKIIQDSRLGPWHFNSFLCRYSTVLFYANMYTTIVFLGLISIDRYLKVVKPFGDSRMYSITFTKVLSACVWVVMAFLALPNLILTNGYPTRRNVDDCLKLKSPLGVQWHRAVIYINTCTFVVVLLVLIGCYIAISRYIYKSSKQFISSSSRKRKHNQSIRVVVAVFFTCFLPYHLCRIPFTFSHLDRILDDSAHKILYYCKETTLFLSACNVCLDPIIYFFMCRSFSRRLFRKSNMRTRSESIRSLQSVRRSEVRIYHEYTDV